The following is a genomic window from Thiomicrorhabdus sp..
ATCGCGGTCGAAGTCGATCAGAATGGTATTGAAGCGCTGCATTGCGTGGAAGTATTCGGCAATGTAGTCATGTGGTTCGATCTGAATGGTGTAGGGGTTCCACAACAGTCCCAGGCTCTGCACGAATTGTTCGGAGGTTTCGTACCAGTTAACGTCCGGGTAGGCAGCCAGGTGAGCATTGTAGTTACCGGTGGCGCCGTTGATTTTCCCCATGATTTGCACGTTCATCAGCTGTTTGGCTTGACGTTGCAGGCGGTAGGCAACGTTGGCGAATTCTTTACCGGCTGTCGTTGGCGACGCCGGTTGTCCGTGCGTGCGTGACATCATCGGAATGTCGGCCATATCGCTTGCCATTTCGGTGATTCTGGCAATCAGTTTGTCCATTTCCGGAATAATGACATATTCGCGAGCGTCTTTCAGCATCAGGGCATAAGCTAGGTTATTGATGTCTTCCGAAGTACAGGCAAAGTGAACAAATTCGCTGATTGCTGTCAATTCGTCGTTTCCGGCAAAATGTTCTTTGATGAGATATTCAACCGCTTTGACGTCGTGGTTGGTGGTTTTTTCGATTTCCTTAACGCGTTGCGCCATTTCCAGAGTGAATTCGTCGACCAGTTTGATCAGGTGCTGCTCGGCTTCGGCACTTAAAGCCGGAACTTCAATAATGCCGGGATGGTTTGCCAGCATGCGCAACCAGAAGACTTCGACTTTAACACGGTTTTTGATCAAACCAAATTCACTGAAAATCTCTTTCAAATTGCCCAAACGCGCACCATAGCGCCCGTCTACCGGAGAAATTGCGGTTAATTCCGAAAGTTGCATCAAACCATCCTTTATCAAACGTTGTCTAAAACGTGAAAACTAAAAAATCAGCGGCATATTATATATCAATCCAAGGGGTTTCTAAAGCAATACGCTTTAAGGGGAAGCGCGGTAAAATCCGGGCAGGCTGGTGGTGCATCGCCTTTCGGCCGGGATGAGAACGGTGTAATTGTTCATAATTGTCGGATAGTCCGGCAAAAAATGAATAAAAAGCCATCAAAATGCGATAAAAAGGCGTCAAATGGCGGTTTTAGTCTTAGTGACCGGAGTGGTGCCTGTGGTAGAATGACTCCATCCCTTTTTTTATTTACTTATCGTTTTTAGGAGACTTCCTTTATGTTAGAAGCCTATCGTAACCACGTAGCAGAGCGTGAGGCTGAAGGTATTCCGCCTTTACCTTTGAATGCAGAGCAAACCGCCGAATTGGTCGAGTTGGTGAAAAATCCGCCCGCTGGTGAAGAGCAGTTTGTTTTAGATTTATTGACTAATCGCGTGCCTCCAGGCGTGGACGAAGCCTCTTACGTTAAGGCAAGTTTTTTGGCGGCAGTTGCCCAAGGTGAAGAGACGGTTGAGCTGATTTCTGCCGATCAGGCCACTTTCTTACTGGGAACCATGCTGGGTGGATACAATGTTCAGCCGCTGATTGCCTGTCTGGATTCCGAGAACGCCGCTGTCGTCGAAGAAGCGGTTAAGGCTCTTTCGAAAACGCTGCTAGTCTACGAAGCGTTCCATGATGTTGAGGAAAAAGCCAAATCTGGTAACGAAGCGGCTAAAACCGTCATGCAATCCTGGGCGGAAGCCGAATGGTTCGAAGCCAAACCTAAGATGCCGGAAAGCATTACCGTCACTGTTTTCAAAGTGGAAGGTGAAACCAATACGGACGACTTGTCTCCGGCAACCGCAGCCTGGTCGCGTCCGGATATCCCGTTGCATGCCAAAGAGATGCTGGCAGC
Proteins encoded in this region:
- the purB gene encoding adenylosuccinate lyase, with the translated sequence MQLSELTAISPVDGRYGARLGNLKEIFSEFGLIKNRVKVEVFWLRMLANHPGIIEVPALSAEAEQHLIKLVDEFTLEMAQRVKEIEKTTNHDVKAVEYLIKEHFAGNDELTAISEFVHFACTSEDINNLAYALMLKDAREYVIIPEMDKLIARITEMASDMADIPMMSRTHGQPASPTTAGKEFANVAYRLQRQAKQLMNVQIMGKINGATGNYNAHLAAYPDVNWYETSEQFVQSLGLLWNPYTIQIEPHDYIAEYFHAMQRFNTILIDFDRDVWSYISIGFFKQKTVAGEIGSSAMPHKVNPIDFENSEGNLGIANAIFDHLGQKLPISRWQRDLTDSTVLRNLGVGVAHTMISFQATMKGLGKLDVNAQAMADDLDSNWEVLAEAIQTVMRRHGFEKPYERLKDLTRGQRVNKEIMQNFVDGLEGLPADAKEYLRNLTPATYIGNAAQQAAHIELAITMLKGR